The Cylindrospermum stagnale PCC 7417 genome segment TCTACATGCTCCCTATAAACAAACCAAGTCTGTATAGGGTCGCCTCCCTCTTGAGGTTTCAGCTTTTCCTTAAAAGTCACTTTCCAGTGATCACCACCATAATAACTAGCACTTTTGGCATCACTAGAACCACGATCAATCGTTGAGACAAAAAATAGTGTACCTGCTTTAGCTAAATACGTAGGGTCAGCCTTTTTAAGGTCTTTCGCTTGTTGGGCACTTTGCTTGAATGTCGTAGTACCAACGTTGTCTTTGATTCTTAAAATGCCTGGCATTGATGCATCTCCTGTAATTCAAATTTAAGGCTTTGAAACTTTAATTATTTAGCAACTAACTTTCCAAAATTATTATAATTAAACCTAATGTTAAGATGGTAGTAACAATTAAACTGAAAATACCTCTAAACTGGGCGAGGGTTTTAGCTGGAAATATTTTACGTTGAATCTAGAATGCTTACGTACTTAAGTATACTCTAACACGACAAAAGGAAGATGTATTGTAATATTTAATACGATTTAATTCAAAATGTGACAAATAGTAACTTTAAGTGTAGAATCTAGAATTAGTATAGATTACATCCACCAAAAAAGCTTTAGTTTGGTAAATAAACCAAAAAGACTACTAACCAAGTTTGTGCTGTTGGATTTTTATTAAAAGTAAATGGTCTGATATAGCAAGTTATCGATTGCGTGCAATACACAATTTAGAAACTGTAATATGTGGTCTCTACATTCTTAGCTCGACCTTGCTCATTTTTGTGAAATATGCTCGCCGTTCACTAACTAACATATTAACATTTATCTTTAGGCTGAGATTTATTCTCAATTAATGGAAATTTTTCAGCCATTTCTATTAGTTCCTTGGGTGATTTGCGGCGGTTAACCATTAAACGAGGAATTTTATAGTGGTTTGTCGAACAGCTAGAGTCTAGGGTTTCATTATTATATAAATAGCTCGATAAATAATATTTAAAAACATAAGATTCTACCTGTTTATTGTAAGCCCCATAGGGATAAGCTAGATGAGATGCTACTCTTTGGTCTGGGTCTAAATCTTGGGTACATTTTCTCAGTTCAATCCTAGCTCGTAATAGTTCATTAACTAACTGGGGACGAGAAATTTCTGTTAAATCTTTATGAGTTAGTCCATGAGATTGAATATCAAAAAATCCTTTTTGCAATCCCTCTCTCAATTCCCGGCATCCTAAGTGAGTTGAAGCAACGCTGTTTTCGTTAGCTAAAGTACCTGGATTGATAAATAAAACAACTTTTACTTTTCGTTGATATTTCTTTTCCAACTTCGACAACAGGGGGAGTAAATTTGTGTATACTGTTTTATAACCATCATCAAAGGTAAGCATAATTGGCTTTTGGTGGCGATGTGCAGCCGGGATTTCTTTTGATTTTGTTAAAAAAAAATCATATAAATCTTCAGCGCTTAAGAACCAATAATCATGAATAATTAAGTACTCCAGGAGTTTTTCTAAATCTTTTCGGGGGTAGTCCATATCTCCTTGTTCAGATTGCAGAGCAGTATTTTTAGTATCAGTGATGCCATGAAAACCAAAAATCGGTATTATTGGCTGAGTAGTTCTTAAATTGATGACACCAAGACCCATGATGAATACTAGAACTAAACTAAAAAGAGGAGTTTTGGTTTTTCGCGAGTTAATAACGTTATGATCATGGGTATCAGACATTTTGCTAATAGTTCCTTCCTTGTGAGTATTATTGAGAATACTGTACCCTTTTATTCAACTCCTTAAGTCATCTTAAGTATCTTTACTTATTTTGGGCAGTAATTACTAAACTTGCATAAAACAATGACAGTCAATCTATAAAGTAAAGTAAGTTAAAACTAGCCATAATATTAGTCTGGTTTTCCCTAATGGAAAAATTTTGAATTTTTAATTTTAAAAAATGTGTCCACGCGGCGTTGCTACCAGTCAATCAACTTCAGGTAAACAAACAATTACCTCTAAACTTTGGTTGCTGCTAGTGGGAGTCAACCAATACCAAGATAAACGAATTCCTCCTCTACGCTATTCAGCAGTGGATTGTCAGATATTAGCAGAAGCCTTAGCAGGTGCAACACAGGAGCAATTTCTGCAAAAAGAAGTAAAAATATATCATGATTTTGCTCAGGAATTTTCATTATTAGCAACGGTGCGGACAACTTTACAGCAAATAACTGCGGCTGCGGCACCACTGGATACAATTCTCTTTTATTTTTCCGGCCACGGAATGCTTCAGCCTCAAAATCAGCAAGCATTTCTGTGTTTAGCAGATACGCAAAAAGATGATTTACCAAATACAGCTTTAGCTGTGCAGGAATTGTTGCAGCTATTAGGTAATAGTAGGGCACAGAATCAGTTAGTCTGGCTGGATGCTTGTCATAGTGGGGGAATGACACTCAGGGGGATGAATCCTACCCCGCAATTGGTAGAAGTATTGCAGCAACGCGCTGCAAAAAGTAAAGGTTTTTATGCTCTACTTTCTTGCGACACAGAACAGCAATCATGGGAATTTCCTGAACTGGGACATGGAGTATTTACTTATTATTTAATGCGGGGTTTACAAGGCGATGCCGCAGATGTACAAGGGTTAATTTCTGCTGATGGACTTTATCGGTATGTTTATTACCAAACGCTGCAATATATAGATAAAACTAATCAACAATTACGACTAATTAATCAGCAGAAAAGAGGTAAAGGAGACACTCATTTATTTAGTGAATACCCGCTACAAACGCCGAAGCGAATTGTCGAAGGAGTCGGAGAACTCATTTTAGGGAATATTCCGGCAATTCCTGAATTCCGTCCTCCAAGAACAGCACTGGTAATAGAGGGAATTAGCGGTTCTCAGAAAACACTGGATTTTAGTAAAATGTTGGCTAGTGTTGCTGCTTTTGATTTGCAGTACTTACCTCGTTCTAGAACCACAACGGTTAAAGATATCCGCGCGGCGATTCAAGAATGTCTGCGTTCACTCAGTCAGCAACAGCGACAGAGAACTGAAGAACCAGCCACGGTTTTGTTATATCTGCGGGGACGTTTAGCCCAAACCCCAACTGGGGAAGCGGCTTTTGTTTTGTTAGAGGATATCTGGTTGGGTCGTTCGTGGTTAAAAAAACAGTTACGTCGTTCTCAAGTCGCGCAACAAATCATTATTTTAGATTGTCCGGTAGTTGATGCGCGATTTATGGCGTCTCTACAGGAATGGGTAGAAGATTTGCAACTTGGTTCTGAGACGGGACAATGTATTATTGCGGCTAACTCCCCGAAAGTTAATCCTGAACAGTTTGCTCAAGCGCTTACTGATACTTTGAATGCTGCTGCTAAACCTGCCGGCTTATCAGTCGCTGGCTGGATTAGC includes the following:
- a CDS encoding polysaccharide deacetylase family protein, with the protein product MSDTHDHNVINSRKTKTPLFSLVLVFIMGLGVINLRTTQPIIPIFGFHGITDTKNTALQSEQGDMDYPRKDLEKLLEYLIIHDYWFLSAEDLYDFFLTKSKEIPAAHRHQKPIMLTFDDGYKTVYTNLLPLLSKLEKKYQRKVKVVLFINPGTLANENSVASTHLGCRELREGLQKGFFDIQSHGLTHKDLTEISRPQLVNELLRARIELRKCTQDLDPDQRVASHLAYPYGAYNKQVESYVFKYYLSSYLYNNETLDSSCSTNHYKIPRLMVNRRKSPKELIEMAEKFPLIENKSQPKDKC